A stretch of the bacterium CG_4_10_14_0_2_um_filter_33_32 genome encodes the following:
- a CDS encoding site-2 protease family protein — protein MLFDLLNQSVISILFLAIGLVIAITFHEFSHAAMATFLGDITPRLEGRLTLNPIRHLDLWGSLFLLIAGFGWGKPVPFNPNFIKYGKWGIAAIGAVGPLSNIFIAFVFIVVMKFGIVPASFANLFMVIIFINLLLAIFNLIPISPLDGSKILQALLPESKQEFVEKLEKQGPIILLAILVLDNFFGFHILSSIINPIFNFVWNILNF, from the coding sequence TTCGATTTATTAAACCAATCAGTAATAAGCATATTATTCCTAGCAATTGGACTGGTTATTGCGATTACTTTTCATGAATTTTCTCATGCAGCAATGGCAACATTTTTAGGAGATATTACTCCCCGATTGGAAGGAAGATTAACACTAAACCCAATTCGCCATTTAGATTTATGGGGCAGCTTATTTTTATTAATCGCAGGATTCGGATGGGGTAAACCAGTACCATTCAATCCTAATTTTATTAAATATGGCAAATGGGGCATTGCGGCAATAGGAGCAGTAGGTCCACTTTCAAACATATTCATTGCATTTGTATTTATAGTTGTTATGAAATTCGGTATAGTCCCGGCTTCTTTCGCAAATTTATTTATGGTAATTATATTTATAAATCTACTGCTAGCTATATTCAATTTAATACCAATTTCTCCATTAGACGGATCGAAAATTTTGCAAGCTCTCCTACCTGAATCTAAACAAGAATTTGTTGAAAAATTAGAAAAACAAGGCCCCATCATACTGTTGGCAATATTAGTTTTGGATAATTTTTTCGGATTTCATATTCTTTCATCAATCATAAATCCAATATTTAATTTTGTTTGGAATATTTTGAATTTCTAA